A genomic region of Brevibacillus sp. JNUCC-41 contains the following coding sequences:
- a CDS encoding sensor histidine kinase has translation MKMKRITYKLFLITSLILIAFAGLIYLTLYFFLPTFYEKYKTDQLQTGIVEMIDKSKDLPIQNALPLFDEYAQKNNAMIYLHNNEGIIIYASFLSFIQGTVQSTPNGIFDISEPLRNTNDLSNSFDVTMPIRFQDANLTLVVSATYQPINEATQVLALFLPYISIIVVIIGIGSAYLYSRFITRPLIYINRGAQKMANLDFSEKIEVRSNDEMGELSNSLNDLSLNLQQSMLDLQDANQKLKSDMEKEREVEKKRRDFFAIVAHELKTPLTVMKGHLEGMMYNIGPYKDRDTYLQKNFQTVQDMEQLVREIIGISKLEQHTFKLQLEEVNLAELIDTITKNLGFFASQKDIQMIKQIGSHLSVYTDRFLLEKAFKNIIHNAIMYSPHGEKVYIEATQNSKLHHIQIRVINTGVKINEDDIQHIFKPFYRIEKSRNRNTGGSGLGLFIVKQIFEALFITYSMNNTEQGVEFLVTIPLSIK, from the coding sequence TTGAAGATGAAACGAATTACCTATAAACTTTTTTTGATTACATCCCTTATTTTGATAGCCTTTGCAGGCCTGATATATTTAACTTTATACTTTTTTCTCCCTACATTTTATGAGAAGTACAAAACAGATCAGCTTCAAACAGGGATAGTAGAAATGATTGATAAATCCAAGGATCTTCCCATCCAAAATGCACTACCGCTTTTTGATGAATATGCACAAAAAAACAACGCAATGATCTACCTTCATAATAATGAAGGAATAATTATTTATGCTTCTTTTTTATCTTTCATTCAAGGGACTGTACAATCGACTCCTAATGGCATATTTGATATTTCAGAGCCCTTAAGGAATACAAATGACCTTTCCAATTCATTTGATGTTACCATGCCCATTCGTTTTCAGGATGCAAACTTAACGCTCGTAGTATCCGCAACCTATCAGCCCATTAATGAAGCTACACAGGTCTTGGCCCTTTTCCTTCCCTATATTAGTATCATTGTAGTTATTATTGGTATAGGAAGTGCTTATTTATATTCGAGGTTCATTACAAGACCACTCATTTATATTAATAGAGGGGCACAGAAAATGGCGAACTTGGATTTTTCCGAAAAAATCGAGGTTCGTTCCAATGATGAAATGGGTGAATTATCCAATAGTTTAAATGATTTGTCACTCAATCTCCAACAATCCATGCTTGATTTACAGGATGCTAATCAAAAACTAAAAAGCGATATGGAAAAGGAGCGGGAAGTAGAAAAAAAACGCAGGGATTTTTTTGCCATTGTAGCACATGAATTAAAGACTCCTCTCACTGTTATGAAAGGACACTTAGAAGGAATGATGTATAATATCGGTCCCTATAAAGACCGGGACACTTATTTACAAAAAAACTTTCAAACCGTTCAGGATATGGAACAACTGGTTCGTGAGATTATAGGTATATCCAAATTGGAACAACATACATTTAAACTGCAATTAGAAGAAGTAAATCTCGCAGAATTAATTGATACAATCACTAAAAATCTCGGGTTTTTTGCTTCTCAAAAAGACATTCAAATGATAAAACAGATTGGTTCTCACCTTTCTGTTTATACAGATCGTTTTCTGTTAGAAAAAGCTTTCAAAAACATTATTCATAATGCGATTATGTATTCACCTCATGGCGAGAAAGTATATATAGAGGCAACTCAGAATTCAAAGCTGCACCACATCCAAATTCGAGTCATCAATACAGGTGTAAAAATTAATGAGGATGATATACAGCATATTTTCAAACCATTTTATCGGATCGAAAAATCAAGAAATCGAAATACTGGTGGGAGCGGCTTAGGGTTATTTATTGTAAAGCAAATTTTTGAAGCACTTTTTATCACGTATTCTATGAATAATACTGAACAAGGTGTAGAATTTTTAGTTACCATACCATTATCCATCAAGTAA
- a CDS encoding ABC transporter ATP-binding protein → MDTILQFKDLNYHYQSNNKKITILDNVNFAFLSGHFYTILGPSGSGKTTTLSLASGLDIPSSGNVVYKGKDLQKIGLDSYRNQHVSIIFQSYNLITYMTALQNVVTAMEITRVDVKDKKARALELLEKVGLTEVEAKRKVLQLSGGQQQRVAIARALSCNVDLLIADEPTGNLDQETSWEIIELFKELAHKENKCVIVVTHSQEVAKQSDKAVYLEKRKLVIKELKGK, encoded by the coding sequence TTGGATACGATTTTACAGTTCAAAGATCTGAATTACCATTATCAAAGCAATAATAAAAAAATCACGATATTAGATAATGTAAACTTTGCGTTTCTATCCGGACACTTTTATACCATTTTAGGACCATCGGGATCAGGAAAAACAACGACCCTTAGTTTAGCAAGTGGGTTAGATATCCCAAGTAGTGGGAATGTCGTATACAAAGGAAAGGATTTACAGAAGATCGGTCTGGATTCCTATCGAAACCAACATGTCTCGATTATCTTTCAATCATATAATCTGATTACGTATATGACGGCCCTTCAAAATGTAGTCACTGCGATGGAGATTACACGAGTCGATGTGAAAGACAAAAAAGCAAGAGCACTTGAGTTATTAGAAAAGGTAGGGCTGACAGAAGTAGAAGCAAAAAGAAAGGTATTACAGCTTAGTGGTGGTCAACAGCAGCGGGTGGCGATTGCTCGTGCATTATCCTGTAATGTAGATTTATTAATTGCTGATGAACCTACTGGGAACCTTGATCAAGAAACTTCCTGGGAGATTATCGAGTTATTTAAAGAACTTGCCCATAAAGAAAATAAATGTGTCATTGTCGTCACTCATTCGCAAGAGGTGGCTAAACAATCGGATAAAGCGGTGTATCTCGAAAAAAGAAAGTTAGTAATCAAAGAGTTAAAAGGCAAATGA